In one window of Paenarthrobacter nicotinovorans DNA:
- a CDS encoding VOC family protein: protein MREETAQSRGPVGSIHHLEIWVPFLERAREEWGWLLGQLGYEPFQQWPTGCSWKLGGTYVVVEQTDAITGTAHRRTDPGVNHVAFHAGTRENVDRIRSLGADAGWYEMFESKYPHAGGPDHYAAYLLNTDSYEVELVAE, encoded by the coding sequence ATGCGCGAGGAAACTGCACAATCCCGGGGGCCTGTCGGCTCGATCCACCATCTGGAAATCTGGGTGCCGTTCCTTGAACGCGCCAGGGAAGAGTGGGGTTGGCTCCTGGGCCAGCTCGGCTACGAGCCGTTCCAGCAGTGGCCCACCGGGTGCAGTTGGAAGCTCGGCGGGACGTACGTGGTGGTGGAACAGACCGATGCGATCACGGGTACGGCCCACCGCCGGACCGATCCCGGGGTCAACCACGTGGCCTTTCACGCAGGCACGCGGGAGAACGTGGACAGGATCCGGTCGCTCGGTGCGGACGCGGGCTGGTACGAGATGTTCGAGTCCAAGTATCCGCATGCCGGCGGTCCGGACCACTACGCCGCCTACCTGCTTAACACCGACAGCTACGAGGTTGAACTCGTAGCTGAATAA
- a CDS encoding FMN-binding negative transcriptional regulator — MYTPAHFAASDEAMANLLNHGGAANLVTMTPHGLLATLLPFVYEPAVGEHGALQAHMARNNTQWSSPVTGEALMIVQGADAYISPSWYASKAEHGRVVPTWNYSTAHVYGELVVHDDAEWLGRHVRRLSGQHEAGMPRPWTVDEAPERFIAGQLRAIVGVELVITRVEAKTKLSQNRPPADVDGVIAGLRASGDAASAADVERARTS; from the coding sequence ATGTACACCCCAGCGCATTTCGCGGCATCCGATGAGGCCATGGCCAATCTGCTCAACCACGGCGGGGCCGCCAACCTTGTCACCATGACGCCGCACGGGCTGCTCGCCACCCTCCTGCCCTTCGTGTACGAACCGGCGGTCGGTGAGCACGGGGCGCTGCAGGCCCACATGGCCCGGAACAACACCCAATGGTCCTCCCCCGTTACCGGTGAAGCCCTGATGATCGTCCAAGGCGCGGACGCGTACATTTCGCCCTCGTGGTACGCGTCGAAAGCCGAGCACGGCCGTGTGGTGCCAACCTGGAACTACTCCACAGCGCATGTCTACGGTGAGCTTGTTGTTCATGACGACGCCGAATGGCTGGGCCGGCATGTCCGTCGCCTCTCCGGGCAGCACGAGGCCGGCATGCCCCGGCCGTGGACGGTGGATGAAGCACCCGAGCGGTTCATTGCCGGACAACTGAGGGCGATTGTCGGCGTCGAACTCGTGATTACCCGGGTGGAGGCGAAGACCAAACTCAGCCAGAACCGTCCTCCAGCGGATGTTGACGGCGTGATTGCCGGGCTCCGTGCCTCCGGCGACGCGGCGAGCGCGGCGGATGTGGAACGGGCGCGGACCTCGTAG
- a CDS encoding DMT family transporter codes for MSHNSSATTLSRPVISTKTSTGIWWGLLGVLAFSFTVPLTRVAVEGMSPLFIGAGRAVVAALLAALALGLTRQRFPRGRQWFRLAVVAGGIVAGFPLLTTFALTSTSASHGAVVIALLPAATATIAVIRGRERPRPLFWILTAVGVVAALVFALVQSGGFGSLHWADLLLLGAVLAAAIGYAEGGLLARELGAWQTISWALVVASPVMILLTLVSLGSGMPAASPVQWLCFAYLGVVSMFLGFFAWYHGLAIGPMAQVSQIQLVQPVMSIAWAGLLLGEPMTWTTVVGGLAVILCAGAAVRVRLNPPSKS; via the coding sequence ATGAGTCACAATAGTAGCGCTACTACACTTTCGCGGCCAGTGATATCCACCAAGACCTCGACCGGCATCTGGTGGGGGCTCCTCGGCGTCCTGGCATTTTCCTTCACGGTCCCGCTGACCCGCGTGGCTGTAGAGGGCATGTCTCCTCTCTTCATCGGAGCCGGAAGGGCAGTGGTTGCGGCCCTCCTTGCCGCGCTGGCACTGGGCCTGACCCGTCAACGCTTCCCCCGCGGCCGTCAATGGTTCCGCTTGGCCGTAGTAGCGGGCGGGATCGTGGCAGGTTTCCCCTTGCTGACGACCTTCGCCCTCACCAGCACCTCTGCAAGCCACGGTGCTGTCGTGATCGCGCTACTGCCCGCCGCCACCGCCACGATAGCGGTGATCCGCGGCAGGGAACGCCCCCGTCCATTGTTCTGGATCCTCACGGCAGTAGGTGTCGTGGCCGCCCTGGTTTTCGCCCTGGTCCAATCCGGCGGATTCGGCTCCCTGCACTGGGCTGATCTCCTGCTGCTCGGTGCTGTCCTGGCTGCAGCCATCGGCTACGCGGAGGGCGGACTGCTGGCCCGTGAACTGGGCGCCTGGCAGACCATCTCCTGGGCATTGGTGGTGGCCTCCCCCGTCATGATTTTGCTGACACTGGTCTCGCTGGGTTCCGGAATGCCGGCCGCGTCACCCGTCCAGTGGTTGTGTTTCGCCTACCTGGGGGTCGTGAGCATGTTCCTGGGCTTCTTCGCCTGGTACCACGGACTCGCGATCGGTCCCATGGCCCAGGTCAGCCAGATCCAACTGGTCCAACCCGTCATGAGCATCGCGTGGGCCGGGCTGTTGCTGGGTGAGCCGATGACGTGGACCACCGTTGTGGGCGGACTGGCGGTGATCCTCTGCGCAGGAGCCGCTGTCCGCGTAAGGCTCAACCCGCCGTCGAAATCCTGA
- a CDS encoding aminotransferase-like domain-containing protein, giving the protein MNNDSSSRIVSRVKEWIAGAAPGAKLPSTRQLVAEYQASPVTVQKALRTLTAQGLIESRPGVGTFVRAYRTARPSDYGWQTAALRSAQTARPLNSAAMRSASNDVIAFHSGYPARELLPERQVRAALTRAARGDAALSRPPAQGFPELQSWFAQELSTSTPVGVTPPQPSDVVILPGSQSGLSSIFRGLVGHGQPLLVESPSYWGALLAAGQAGVNVIPVPSGPEGPDPDELDRAFEESGARLFYAQPNFANPTGAQWSAERGEEVLRIVQRHGAFLVEDDWAHDFGITAPSVPVAAKDDSGHVVYIRSLTKSVSPSIRVAAIIARGPARERIMGAQAAESMYVSGLLQAAALDVVTQPAWQTHLRGLSHQLQSRRDLLVTSLREHVPQAHLSHLPKGGLNLWLRMPDGFDVEQLTKDCEAAGVLIAAGTEWFPAEPEGPYIRLNYAGPNPGRFPEGARIIGEAVAAQSGL; this is encoded by the coding sequence ATGAACAACGATAGCAGTTCCCGGATCGTCTCGCGAGTAAAAGAGTGGATCGCCGGAGCCGCTCCGGGAGCAAAACTGCCATCTACCAGGCAACTCGTCGCGGAGTACCAGGCGAGCCCCGTAACGGTGCAAAAAGCGCTGCGAACCCTCACTGCGCAAGGCCTGATCGAGAGCCGGCCGGGCGTGGGGACGTTCGTTCGCGCCTACCGCACGGCCAGGCCCTCCGACTACGGCTGGCAGACAGCCGCCCTGCGATCGGCCCAAACCGCCAGGCCATTGAACTCCGCCGCCATGCGCAGCGCCTCCAACGACGTCATCGCTTTCCATTCCGGCTATCCTGCTCGGGAACTCCTCCCGGAGCGGCAGGTCCGCGCCGCGCTGACCCGCGCAGCCCGGGGCGATGCCGCGTTGTCGCGGCCCCCGGCGCAGGGTTTTCCGGAACTCCAATCCTGGTTCGCGCAGGAGCTCAGTACCTCAACGCCGGTGGGCGTCACGCCTCCCCAGCCGAGCGACGTCGTCATTCTTCCCGGGAGCCAAAGCGGACTGAGCTCGATTTTCCGCGGCCTGGTGGGCCATGGGCAGCCGCTGCTGGTGGAGTCGCCAAGCTACTGGGGAGCGCTGCTTGCCGCCGGGCAGGCGGGCGTGAACGTCATTCCTGTCCCCAGCGGCCCGGAGGGGCCGGACCCGGACGAACTGGACAGGGCGTTCGAGGAATCCGGGGCGAGGCTCTTCTATGCGCAGCCCAACTTCGCCAATCCCACGGGCGCTCAGTGGTCCGCGGAGCGCGGCGAGGAAGTGCTGCGGATCGTGCAGCGCCACGGGGCCTTCCTTGTGGAGGACGACTGGGCCCACGATTTTGGCATCACGGCGCCGTCGGTGCCCGTCGCGGCAAAGGACGACTCCGGGCACGTCGTCTACATCCGCTCCCTGACCAAAAGCGTCTCGCCATCCATCCGGGTGGCTGCGATCATCGCCCGAGGCCCCGCCCGTGAACGGATCATGGGCGCCCAGGCTGCCGAGTCGATGTACGTCAGCGGGCTGCTGCAGGCGGCAGCGCTCGACGTCGTCACTCAGCCCGCGTGGCAAACGCACCTTCGCGGACTCAGTCATCAGCTGCAGTCGCGGCGCGACCTCCTGGTCACCAGCCTCCGCGAGCACGTACCGCAGGCGCACCTGAGCCACCTTCCCAAGGGCGGTTTGAACCTGTGGCTGCGGATGCCGGACGGGTTCGACGTCGAGCAGCTCACCAAGGATTGCGAAGCGGCCGGTGTCCTGATTGCGGCCGGGACCGAGTGGTTCCCGGCAGAACCGGAAGGCCCCTACATCCGGCTCAACTACGCCGGTCCGAATCCCGGTCGATTCCCTGAGGGGGCGCGGATTATCGGCGAGGCAGTGGCTGCGCAATCCGGGCTTTAA
- a CDS encoding MFS transporter: MPTDQSNTVSPDGARNATGNQVLAGHTPAATNAANAIKTAAKKTKLRPKRRLKESDVNVVDKPMLRKALGGTIVGNTMEWYDVGVFGYLITTMGPVFLPEADKSVQTLFLLGTFAATFIARPLGGVVFGWLGDKVGRQKVLAATLMLMAASTFAVGLLPGYAQIGIWAAALLVILKLIQGFSTGGEYAGATTFVSEYAPDKRRGYFASFLDMGSYIGFALGAALVSVLQLTLGQAAMEEWGWRIPFLIAGPLGLIAVYFRSKIEESPQFQATLDAQEASAKDAASQDAAVAKGPIGIVKAYWRQIVLAMILAAAANTVGYALTSYMPTYLTDSKGYDPVHGTLLTIPVLVIMAVCIPLTGKLSDRIGRRPVLWVGAGSTIVFSVPAFLLIGIGEIWSTLAGLALIAFPVTFYIANLASALPALFPTSSRYGGMGIAYNFSVAIFGGTTPFIVQGLIEGTGDDMMPAYYLMATSIVGAIAIYFLRESAQRPLPGSMPSVDTQAEARELVATQDTNPLINLDEMPFDGQPIDDAVFGKGKSDLTPA; this comes from the coding sequence ATGCCCACAGACCAAAGCAACACCGTCTCTCCGGATGGCGCAAGGAACGCCACCGGGAACCAGGTATTGGCAGGCCACACCCCGGCCGCCACGAACGCAGCAAACGCAATTAAGACCGCAGCAAAGAAAACGAAGCTCCGCCCGAAGCGCCGATTGAAAGAATCGGACGTCAACGTGGTGGATAAGCCGATGCTGCGCAAAGCACTCGGCGGCACCATCGTCGGCAACACCATGGAATGGTACGACGTCGGTGTCTTCGGCTACCTCATCACAACCATGGGCCCTGTCTTCCTCCCGGAAGCAGACAAGTCCGTCCAGACACTCTTCCTTCTGGGCACCTTCGCCGCAACCTTCATCGCCCGCCCCCTCGGCGGCGTCGTGTTCGGTTGGCTCGGCGACAAGGTGGGCCGCCAGAAGGTCCTCGCAGCAACACTGATGCTGATGGCGGCAAGTACGTTCGCCGTCGGCCTCCTTCCCGGTTACGCGCAGATCGGCATCTGGGCCGCCGCGTTGCTGGTGATCCTGAAGCTCATCCAGGGCTTCTCCACCGGTGGCGAGTACGCCGGTGCCACAACCTTCGTCAGCGAGTACGCCCCGGACAAGCGCCGCGGCTACTTCGCCAGCTTCCTTGATATGGGCAGCTACATCGGCTTCGCCCTCGGCGCCGCCCTGGTTTCGGTCCTGCAGCTCACGCTGGGACAGGCCGCCATGGAGGAATGGGGTTGGAGGATTCCGTTCCTGATTGCCGGTCCTCTGGGCCTCATCGCGGTGTACTTCCGTAGCAAGATCGAAGAGTCCCCCCAGTTCCAGGCAACCCTGGACGCGCAGGAGGCTTCCGCCAAGGACGCAGCTTCGCAGGACGCCGCAGTCGCCAAGGGGCCCATCGGCATCGTCAAGGCCTACTGGCGCCAGATCGTGCTGGCCATGATCCTCGCGGCCGCTGCCAACACCGTCGGCTACGCGCTGACGTCCTACATGCCTACGTACCTCACTGACTCCAAGGGCTACGACCCCGTGCACGGCACCTTGCTGACCATCCCGGTCCTGGTGATCATGGCTGTTTGTATCCCGCTGACAGGTAAGTTGTCCGACCGCATCGGACGCCGCCCGGTCCTGTGGGTTGGCGCAGGCAGCACCATCGTGTTCTCCGTCCCCGCGTTCCTGCTGATCGGTATCGGCGAGATCTGGTCCACGCTGGCCGGCCTTGCGCTGATCGCCTTCCCGGTGACGTTCTACATCGCCAACCTGGCCTCGGCTTTGCCGGCCTTGTTCCCGACGTCCAGCCGTTACGGCGGAATGGGCATCGCTTACAACTTCTCGGTTGCGATCTTCGGTGGAACCACACCGTTCATCGTGCAGGGCCTGATCGAAGGCACGGGCGATGACATGATGCCGGCGTACTACCTGATGGCCACGTCCATTGTGGGCGCCATCGCCATTTACTTCCTGCGTGAATCGGCCCAGCGTCCGTTGCCGGGCTCCATGCCCAGCGTTGACACCCAGGCTGAAGCACGCGAGCTCGTAGCAACGCAGGACACCAACCCGCTCATCAACCTGGACGAGATGCCGTTCGACGGCCAGCCGATCGATGATGCCGTGTTTGGTAAAGGCAAGTCGGATCTGACCCCCGCGTAG
- a CDS encoding putative protein N(5)-glutamine methyltransferase has protein sequence MTLVIRTTSIVAALRDAGCVFAEDEARLLIDAATHPEELNRMVDLRVAGLPLEHILGWVDFCGTRIAVDPGVFVPRRRTGFLVRQAALKACRSIVGRRAVVVDLCCGSGAIGAALNDILDGCELHAADIDPAAVACARRNLEPRGGTAYLGDLFDPLPRRLLGRVDVLLVNAPYVPTESISLMPPEARLHEPAVALDGGADGLDVQRRVALGAPGWLAPGGWLLIETSRQQSVETAALLSASGLMVDVVTDEDLDATLVVGAALGQG, from the coding sequence ATGACTCTCGTGATCCGGACTACGTCGATCGTCGCTGCCCTTCGCGATGCCGGTTGTGTTTTTGCCGAGGACGAGGCCCGTCTCCTGATCGATGCCGCCACCCATCCGGAGGAGCTCAACCGGATGGTGGACCTGCGCGTCGCCGGACTGCCACTGGAGCACATTCTCGGATGGGTGGATTTCTGCGGGACCCGGATAGCTGTTGATCCGGGGGTGTTCGTGCCCCGGCGTCGCACCGGGTTCCTGGTGCGACAAGCGGCTCTCAAAGCCTGTCGGTCAATCGTTGGGCGCCGTGCCGTCGTCGTGGATCTCTGCTGCGGGTCCGGAGCGATAGGTGCCGCCCTCAACGACATCCTGGACGGCTGCGAACTGCACGCCGCGGATATCGATCCTGCCGCGGTGGCGTGCGCCAGGCGCAACCTGGAGCCTCGTGGCGGCACTGCTTATCTGGGCGATCTCTTCGATCCGCTCCCCCGCCGGCTGCTGGGCCGGGTTGACGTGCTCCTGGTCAATGCTCCCTATGTCCCCACGGAGTCGATCAGCCTGATGCCTCCGGAAGCGCGGCTGCACGAGCCCGCTGTGGCGCTCGACGGCGGCGCTGACGGTTTGGATGTGCAGCGTCGGGTGGCGCTTGGGGCGCCTGGGTGGTTGGCGCCGGGCGGGTGGCTCCTGATCGAGACCTCGCGGCAGCAGTCCGTCGAAACGGCCGCCCTTCTGAGCGCCTCGGGGTTGATGGTCGACGTGGTGACGGATGAGGATCTCGATGCCACACTGGTGGTGGGGGCTGCACTCGGCCAGGGATGA
- a CDS encoding ATP-dependent DNA ligase — translation MAGKQQERVTVEGHELTLTNLGKIIYPETGTTKAEVLEYYATVAPFLIPAAANRPVTRKRWVNGVGTAEHPGEVFFQKNLEDSAPRWIPRAAIQHSDHTNVYPMVNNLATLTWMAQIASLEIHVPQWQVDAAGKPLRPDRFVLDLDPGPGAGLPQCVEVATLARSILQDMGMEPVPVTSGSKGIHLYTGLDGTLKSEQVSAFAHELARALEADHPDLVVSDMKKSLRKGKVLVDWSQNSGNKTTIVPYSLRGRAQPTVAAPRTWQELASPSLDQLDYTEVMERVSSGKDHFAPISDRHLPPHSEDDNDDAGASAVSGGGRERGVTVGNRLAKYVGMRDPGKTPEPFPSSSAASAVSQGPAPSAQPKPGDPAPAGGIFVIQEHHARRYHLDLRLEHNGVLASWALPRGVPETSERNNLAVHTEDHPMEYATFAGVIPKGEYGAGTMTIWDRGEFTCEKWRDGKEVIATLTGEPGGGLGGTKRLALINTGDRWLIHLMKEQPGARRTAATAPAAKRQAPPEPESAPEPKQEPQPLRDYAPMLATSGTTADLRGDNWLYELKWDGIRAIITGTEGRIRLMSRNGNDLTAAYPELTDRACWPEGDFVADGEIVALGKGSRPDFGRLQLRMNLVKTADIERARVSVPVQLMLFDLLYDAGADLSGLPFVERRERLDAFAGRMPGGCPVHISAVLDHDVDDLMTSAADLGLEGMMAKKADSRYVVGRRSASWIKLKLEQSQEVVVGGWRPGAGARSGTFGALLLGIPDGDTLHYVGRVGTGFKDWQLRDIMEQLEPLVVDDSPFKDIPREDAAGAHWVKPVLVAEVTFGNWTGPGRLRHPVWRGWRPDKSPSDVSQPNQGDR, via the coding sequence GTGGCAGGCAAGCAGCAGGAGCGGGTGACCGTGGAAGGCCACGAACTCACCCTCACCAACCTGGGCAAAATCATTTACCCGGAAACCGGGACCACCAAGGCTGAGGTCCTTGAGTACTACGCCACCGTGGCCCCCTTCCTCATCCCCGCCGCGGCCAACCGGCCCGTCACGCGCAAACGCTGGGTCAACGGCGTGGGCACGGCCGAACATCCCGGTGAGGTGTTCTTCCAGAAGAACCTGGAGGACTCAGCGCCACGCTGGATCCCCCGGGCCGCCATCCAGCATTCGGACCACACCAACGTCTATCCGATGGTGAACAACCTGGCCACGCTCACGTGGATGGCCCAGATCGCGTCCCTGGAAATCCACGTTCCGCAATGGCAGGTGGATGCTGCGGGCAAGCCCCTCAGGCCGGACCGCTTCGTCCTGGATCTGGACCCCGGTCCCGGCGCCGGACTGCCCCAGTGCGTGGAAGTGGCCACCCTGGCCCGTTCCATCCTGCAGGACATGGGCATGGAACCTGTCCCCGTCACCAGCGGAAGCAAAGGCATCCATCTCTATACAGGGCTCGACGGCACGTTGAAATCCGAGCAAGTGTCCGCGTTCGCCCATGAGCTCGCGCGCGCCCTGGAAGCCGATCACCCTGACCTCGTGGTCAGCGATATGAAGAAGTCCCTGCGCAAGGGCAAGGTCCTGGTGGACTGGAGCCAGAACAGCGGGAACAAGACAACGATCGTGCCGTACTCCTTGCGTGGCAGAGCCCAACCAACGGTGGCGGCTCCCCGGACGTGGCAGGAGCTGGCCTCTCCTTCCCTTGACCAGTTGGACTACACGGAAGTGATGGAACGGGTCAGTTCGGGCAAGGACCACTTCGCGCCCATTTCGGACCGGCACCTGCCGCCGCATAGCGAGGACGACAATGACGACGCCGGCGCGTCCGCTGTGTCGGGCGGTGGCCGCGAGCGCGGGGTAACGGTCGGGAATCGTCTCGCCAAATACGTCGGGATGCGCGATCCGGGCAAAACCCCGGAGCCGTTTCCGTCGTCGTCGGCTGCTTCTGCGGTGTCGCAGGGCCCCGCTCCCTCCGCGCAGCCCAAGCCGGGCGATCCTGCGCCGGCCGGCGGAATCTTCGTGATCCAGGAGCACCACGCCCGCCGCTACCATCTTGACCTGCGCCTGGAGCACAACGGCGTCCTGGCTTCCTGGGCGCTGCCCCGCGGTGTCCCGGAAACGTCCGAGCGAAACAACCTGGCCGTGCACACCGAGGACCACCCCATGGAGTACGCAACGTTCGCCGGGGTCATTCCGAAGGGCGAGTACGGGGCGGGAACCATGACCATTTGGGACCGCGGCGAGTTCACGTGCGAGAAGTGGCGCGATGGCAAGGAAGTCATCGCGACGCTCACGGGCGAGCCGGGTGGTGGACTGGGCGGCACCAAACGCCTGGCCCTGATCAATACGGGCGACCGCTGGCTGATCCACCTGATGAAGGAACAGCCGGGCGCCAGGCGGACCGCCGCAACCGCGCCCGCAGCGAAGCGCCAGGCCCCGCCGGAACCGGAGTCAGCGCCCGAGCCCAAGCAGGAGCCACAGCCCTTGCGCGACTACGCTCCGATGCTCGCCACGTCCGGGACCACCGCTGATCTTCGCGGCGACAACTGGCTGTATGAGCTCAAGTGGGACGGTATCCGGGCCATCATCACCGGTACCGAGGGCCGGATCCGCCTTATGAGCCGCAATGGAAACGACCTCACCGCGGCCTATCCAGAACTGACGGACCGCGCGTGCTGGCCCGAAGGGGACTTCGTGGCGGACGGCGAAATCGTCGCCCTCGGCAAGGGGTCCAGGCCGGATTTCGGCCGGCTGCAGCTCCGTATGAACCTGGTGAAAACGGCCGACATCGAGCGGGCCCGGGTCTCGGTGCCGGTACAGCTCATGCTCTTTGATTTGTTGTACGACGCCGGCGCGGACTTGAGCGGGCTGCCTTTCGTCGAGCGTCGCGAAAGGCTGGACGCGTTCGCCGGACGCATGCCCGGCGGCTGCCCGGTTCACATTTCCGCCGTGTTGGATCACGACGTCGACGACCTCATGACCAGCGCCGCGGATCTGGGCCTGGAGGGCATGATGGCCAAGAAAGCCGACAGCCGTTATGTGGTCGGCCGTCGCAGTGCTTCATGGATCAAGCTCAAGCTGGAGCAGAGCCAGGAGGTAGTGGTGGGCGGCTGGCGGCCCGGCGCGGGCGCCCGAAGCGGAACTTTCGGGGCGTTGCTGCTGGGCATTCCCGACGGCGACACCTTGCACTACGTGGGAAGGGTGGGCACGGGGTTCAAGGACTGGCAGCTGCGGGACATCATGGAGCAGTTGGAGCCGCTGGTGGTGGACGACTCCCCGTTCAAAGACATTCCGAGGGAGGACGCAGCCGGAGCGCACTGGGTGAAGCCGGTGCTGGTGGCCGAGGTGACTTTCGGCAACTGGACAGGCCCTGGCAGGCTTCGTCATCCGGTGTGGCGGGGCTGGCGTCCGGACAAGTCTCCCTCAGACGTCAGCCAGCCCAACCAGGGGGATCGATAA
- the ku gene encoding non-homologous end joining protein Ku: MRAIWKGSIAFGLVNVPVKLYSATEDHDIGLHQVHNKDGGRIRYQRKCEICSEVVAYEDIDKAYEEEGRTVVLTAAELKSLPEENSREIEVVEFIPAEQLDPIMYERSYFLEPDSKSPKAYMLLRQTLEDTDRIAIVQYALRQKTRLGALRVRGDVLLLQALLWGDEVREAKFPSLETDIKISDKELEMSSALVESMAHDFDPDEYTDDYQAQLKTLIEAKLEKGEALDTEATFGNVEGEGEGGDVIDLMEALKRSLDKKRGKEKASDDDAAASKTAGKPKARAKKKA; the protein is encoded by the coding sequence ATGAGGGCTATATGGAAGGGATCTATCGCGTTCGGTCTGGTCAACGTACCAGTGAAGCTCTACAGTGCCACGGAGGATCACGACATTGGCCTGCACCAAGTCCACAATAAGGACGGCGGACGCATCAGGTACCAGCGTAAATGCGAAATTTGCAGCGAAGTCGTAGCTTACGAGGACATCGACAAGGCCTACGAGGAAGAGGGCCGCACCGTGGTCCTCACCGCCGCCGAGCTGAAGTCCCTGCCGGAGGAGAACAGCCGCGAAATAGAGGTGGTGGAGTTCATCCCCGCCGAGCAGCTGGACCCGATCATGTACGAGCGCAGCTATTTCCTGGAGCCTGATTCCAAATCGCCCAAGGCCTACATGCTGCTGCGCCAGACGCTGGAGGACACGGACAGGATCGCGATCGTCCAGTATGCGCTGCGCCAGAAGACCCGGTTGGGGGCCCTGCGCGTGCGTGGAGATGTGCTGCTGCTGCAGGCGCTCCTATGGGGTGACGAAGTCCGCGAAGCCAAGTTCCCGTCCTTGGAAACAGACATCAAGATTTCCGACAAGGAACTGGAAATGTCCTCCGCACTGGTGGAATCCATGGCCCACGACTTCGACCCGGATGAATACACCGACGACTACCAGGCCCAGTTGAAGACACTCATCGAAGCCAAGCTCGAAAAGGGTGAGGCCCTGGACACGGAGGCCACTTTCGGCAACGTCGAAGGCGAAGGAGAAGGCGGCGACGTCATCGACCTCATGGAGGCCCTGAAACGCAGCCTCGACAAGAAACGCGGCAAGGAAAAAGCGTCCGACGACGACGCTGCCGCCAGCAAAACTGCCGGCAAGCCAAAGGCGCGGGCGAAGAAAAAGGCGTGA
- a CDS encoding carbohydrate ABC transporter permease — protein MINTPSLFGRVSKVVFLGLCLIVTVFPLYWIVVTSLKEPGAIYSLPLDYWPRQLSLDNYIGLFTKSDFGQYMLNSLVVALVASSVATLISLLSAYVLARFQFSGRGAVLGAFLITQMIPGFIALGPLYLMMTDFGLVDSKTGLILIYIAICIPFCTIMLRGFFENVPDALEEAAMIDGCSRLSALFRVIVPVMLPGIAASFVFNFVNCWNELFLSVTLMNSDSNKTIPTALAGFISSFNIDWGSMSAAAVLTVVPTLVIFAFASKFIVQGLTAGSVKG, from the coding sequence ATGATCAACACTCCCTCGCTCTTCGGCCGGGTTTCAAAGGTCGTCTTTTTGGGCTTGTGCCTGATCGTCACCGTCTTTCCGCTGTATTGGATCGTGGTGACATCCCTCAAGGAGCCGGGGGCCATCTATTCGCTGCCCTTGGATTACTGGCCACGGCAGCTGTCGCTGGACAACTACATCGGTCTTTTCACTAAGTCCGACTTTGGCCAGTACATGCTCAACAGCCTGGTGGTAGCACTGGTGGCGTCGTCGGTGGCCACGCTCATCTCGTTGCTCTCCGCGTATGTCCTGGCGAGGTTCCAGTTCTCCGGACGAGGGGCTGTGCTTGGCGCGTTCCTCATCACGCAGATGATTCCCGGGTTCATTGCATTGGGCCCGCTGTACCTGATGATGACCGACTTCGGGCTGGTGGATTCCAAGACCGGCCTGATCCTGATCTACATCGCCATCTGCATCCCGTTCTGCACCATCATGCTCCGCGGCTTCTTCGAGAACGTCCCCGACGCTTTGGAAGAGGCCGCCATGATTGATGGCTGTTCGAGGCTGAGCGCGCTCTTCAGGGTGATCGTTCCGGTGATGCTTCCGGGCATTGCGGCGAGTTTCGTCTTCAACTTCGTCAACTGCTGGAACGAGTTGTTCCTGTCCGTGACACTCATGAACAGCGACAGCAACAAGACCATCCCGACGGCGTTGGCCGGCTTTATCTCCAGCTTCAACATTGACTGGGGTTCCATGTCCGCTGCCGCGGTTTTGACAGTGGTACCCACGCTGGTGATTTTCGCGTTCGCCAGCAAGTTCATTGTCCAGGGGCTCACTGCGGGCTCAGTCAAGGGCTGA